The following are encoded together in the Cherax quadricarinatus isolate ZL_2023a unplaced genomic scaffold, ASM3850222v1 Contig1439, whole genome shotgun sequence genome:
- the LOC138850919 gene encoding uncharacterized protein, translating to MLAATELEPSGAAATGAIPRTTLRRGLSSPPSIAELSSVFSRSNLSFTRSSAAPAAESPPLKALSPPSPDFTNCHESSQPPSSSASLKSSPKSSESSLPSFPSSVSLPGISSVSSTPSLSPLPSTFSLLTDFSLPRTDTASTSCRSLLPGHSSKSLPEGSLEASSQIGTRARSELTSVSDKRPKSAPMCLLHNAQSTSSPPGVLSTSSSQRDSNVQTSTQDPSTLPLAEQEWSPWPFTSQLALGIHNGTADGFTALKICGFFLQLLNDVIAGTPINDEQLAEFVAGETSTLIAEKKAAIEGNPLLKLSLTKEYVRKQKKSELELLFEVSEGPEDQALHLTSVLDQPTTKLLREKCCTEGVTLHSAFCALATVAFVDLLVAKDIICEKYVSSKHIINMRHYWRGDSSLAFGCHIAHLNLRTKIQRETMEDFWSFARSFHEKLQEEMDGTNILQEAALNEICRSNVQDSRDIFLKPSTRQTDYYASNMGDVTSLLQGGPHVRLEFILSTVSVSKFNISCAHLFHTYRSRFVHTLDYSTKYMTRDLAGKYCNKIFELLQKVL from the coding sequence ATGCTTGCTGCTACTGAACTGGAGCCCAGTggagctgctgctactggtgctattCCGCGCACGACCCTTCGCAGAGGCTTGTCATCCCCACCCTCCATAGCGGAGCTCTCCTCAGTTTTTAGTAGGTCTAACCTTTCCTTTACCCGTTCTTCTGCCGCACCCGCTGCAGAATCTCCACCTTTAAaagctctctctcctccctccccagaCTTCACAAATTGCCACGAGTCTTCTCAACCTCCTTCCTCTTCGGCATCTCTGAAATCTTCCCCCAAATCTTCAGAGTCTTCCTTACCTTCTTTTCCATCATCAGTGTCTTTGCCAGGCATTTCCTCTGTTTCATCAACACCCTCTTTGTCTCCATTACCTTCTACCTTCTCTTTGCTAACAGATTTTAGCTTGCCCAGGACGGACACCGCCAGTACCTCCTGTAGATCCTTGTTACCAGGCCATTCATCAAAGTCTTTACCCGAAGGCAGTTTGGAGGCATCCTCGCAAATTGGCACTCGTGCTAGATCTGAGTTAACGTCAGTTTCTGACAAACGTCCTAAGTCGGCACCAATGTGTTTACTACATAATGCTCAGTCTACTAGCTCCCCACCTGGTGTGCTTTCTACTAGCTCTTCACAGCGTGACAGTAACGTTCAGACATCTACACAGGATCCCTCTACCCTTCCTCTTGCTGAGCAAGAATGGTCGCCGTGGCCTTTTACAAGCCAACTGGCTCTTGGTATACACAATGGTACAGCTGATGGCTTCACTGCCCTAAAGATCTGCGGGTTCTTCTTGCAGTTGCTGAATGATGTCATAGCTGGCACACCCATTAATGATGAACAACTTGCAGAGTTTGTCGCCGGTGAAACTTCTACACTAATAGCAGAGAAGAAAGCTGCTATAGAAGGTAACCCCTTGCTGAAACTTTCTTTAACAAAAGAGTACGTGAGGAAGCAGAAGAAATCCGAATTGGAACTGCTTTTCGAAGTTTCCGAAGGGCCAGAGGACCAGGCACTTCACCTGACTAGCGTCCTGGACCAACCCACTACAAAGTTACTAAGAGAGAAGTGTTGTACTGAGGGTGTGACTCTTCATTCTGCTTTCTGTGCTCTGGCTACTGTGGCTTTCGTTGACCTACTGGTGGCTAAGGATATAATTTGCGAAAAGTATGTGTCCAGCAAGCACATTATAAACATGAGACATTATTGGAGGGGTGATTCATCTCTTGCTTTTGGCTGTCACATAGCGCACCTCAATCTGCGTACAAAGATCCAGAGAGAAACAATGGAAGATTTTTGGAGCTTTGCACGCTCTTTTCATGAAAAACTACAGGAAGAAATGGATGGCACTAATATCTTGCAGGAGGCGGCGCTGAATGAGATATGTCGCTCCAATGTGCAGGACAGCAGAGATATATTTCTGAAACCATCGACTCGTCAGACTGATTATTATGCTTCTAACATGGGTGATGTGACTAGTTTGCTACAAGGAGGACCTCATGTACGCCTAGAGTTCATATTGTCCACTGTATCGGTTAGTAAGTTTAATATATCCTGTGCTCACCTCTTCCATACATACAGAAGCAGATTCGTCCACACACTTGACTACTCTACAAAATACATGACAAGGGATCTAGCAGGAAAGTATTGCAACAAAATATTCGAACTGTTACAGAAAGTCTTGTAA